A genomic stretch from Nocardia wallacei includes:
- a CDS encoding acyl-CoA dehydrogenase family protein: MPQDPTADQRFFQSTTRDFLADTMPVSTVRALGEAGTGFDRQWWRRGAELGWTAMLAPENLGGGTISGRPMTELALIATELGRACAPGPFVTTNAVLAGLASAAGTHSRVVTAVLAGAEVATWAIYEPGRGFPPLTIDAPGTRAVPDGSGYRLAGVKDRVESADQADLFLVTARGPEGPVQVLVHADAPGVTVTPGWTLDLVRRTARVSFDDVAVDADAVVHTGDDAAAAVRAQALTAATLTAAEMVGATERALEATLGWLSDRYTFGRPLASYQALKHRMADNKTWLEACRATSAAAAAAWDDGAAAAEEAVSIAKSYVGAQSPAIAQDCVQLHGGIGVTWEHDLHLYLRRITLGRALYGTPEEHRRHITDLLDTAAA; encoded by the coding sequence ATGCCCCAGGACCCCACCGCGGACCAGCGGTTCTTCCAATCGACCACACGTGACTTCCTCGCCGACACGATGCCGGTGAGCACCGTCCGCGCGCTCGGCGAGGCGGGGACCGGCTTCGACCGCCAGTGGTGGCGGCGCGGCGCGGAACTGGGCTGGACGGCCATGCTGGCGCCCGAGAACCTCGGCGGCGGAACGATCTCCGGCCGCCCGATGACCGAGCTGGCCCTGATCGCGACCGAACTGGGCCGGGCGTGCGCGCCGGGACCGTTCGTCACCACCAACGCGGTGCTCGCGGGCCTGGCCTCGGCCGCGGGCACGCACTCGCGGGTCGTGACCGCCGTGCTCGCCGGTGCGGAGGTGGCGACCTGGGCGATCTACGAGCCGGGTCGCGGCTTCCCGCCCCTGACCATCGACGCGCCGGGCACCCGGGCGGTACCCGACGGCAGCGGCTACCGGCTCGCCGGCGTGAAGGATCGCGTCGAGTCCGCCGATCAGGCGGACCTGTTCCTGGTCACCGCGCGCGGCCCGGAGGGCCCGGTGCAGGTGCTGGTACACGCCGATGCGCCGGGGGTGACGGTGACTCCCGGCTGGACCCTGGATCTGGTCCGGCGCACCGCGCGCGTGTCGTTCGACGATGTCGCGGTCGATGCGGACGCGGTGGTCCACACCGGCGACGACGCCGCGGCCGCCGTGCGCGCACAGGCGCTCACCGCCGCCACGCTCACCGCGGCCGAGATGGTCGGCGCCACCGAACGCGCGCTGGAGGCGACCCTGGGCTGGCTGTCGGACCGCTATACCTTCGGCCGCCCGCTGGCCTCCTATCAGGCGCTCAAGCACCGCATGGCCGACAACAAGACCTGGCTCGAGGCGTGCCGGGCCACCTCGGCCGCCGCCGCGGCGGCCTGGGACGACGGGGCGGCGGCCGCCGAAGAGGCCGTCAGCATCGCGAAATCCTATGTGGGAGCCCAGAGTCCGGCGATCGCGCAGGACTGCGTGCAGCTGCACGGGGGCATCGGCGTCACCTGGGAGCACGACCTGCACCTGTACCTGCGCCGGATCACCTTGGGCCGGGCCCTGTACGGCACGCCGGAGGAACACCGCCGCCACATCACCGACCTACTCGACACCGCGGCCGCCTGA
- a CDS encoding LLM class F420-dependent oxidoreductase has translation MRFIFHYPESAGYAGDLLDAGPLPEVAAAVEQYGFDAISLSEHPAPGARWLGAGGHQTLDPFVALAFAAAATERLRLLTYLSVAPYRNPMLLAKAAATLDKLSGGRMVLGLGAGYQKSEFHALGVDFDERNALFDEALEVLPRHWSGEPFSYAGRHFDARDVVARPRPVQQPIPMWIGGNSALSRRRVTTHAQGWIPMTGGAELSTTARTPALGTLADVGRAIAKIRADAAAAGRTEHIALVYSYQGAGLANPDLDADRHRAALAEAAEVGVDWVVVSHRTRDYRATLDFVAAFGDTYLGKVAW, from the coding sequence ATGCGATTCATCTTCCACTACCCCGAATCCGCGGGCTACGCGGGCGACCTGCTCGACGCGGGCCCGCTGCCGGAGGTCGCGGCCGCGGTCGAGCAGTACGGATTCGACGCGATCTCGCTCAGCGAGCATCCGGCGCCGGGCGCGCGCTGGCTGGGCGCGGGCGGGCATCAGACGCTGGACCCGTTCGTCGCCCTGGCCTTCGCGGCGGCGGCGACCGAGCGGCTGCGGCTGCTCACCTACCTGTCGGTCGCGCCGTACCGCAATCCGATGCTGCTGGCCAAGGCGGCGGCCACCCTGGACAAGCTCTCCGGCGGCCGGATGGTGCTCGGGCTCGGCGCGGGTTACCAGAAGAGCGAATTCCACGCGCTCGGAGTCGATTTCGACGAGCGCAACGCCCTGTTCGACGAGGCGCTCGAGGTGCTGCCCCGGCATTGGAGCGGCGAGCCGTTCAGCTATGCGGGCCGCCACTTCGACGCCCGCGACGTGGTGGCGCGGCCACGGCCGGTGCAGCAGCCCATCCCGATGTGGATCGGCGGCAACTCCGCACTCAGCCGCCGCCGCGTCACCACGCACGCGCAGGGATGGATCCCGATGACCGGTGGCGCGGAACTGAGTACGACGGCTCGCACCCCGGCCCTGGGCACCCTCGCGGATGTCGGCCGCGCCATCGCGAAGATCCGCGCGGACGCGGCGGCAGCCGGGCGCACCGAGCACATCGCCCTGGTCTACTCGTATCAGGGTGCGGGACTGGCGAATCCGGACCTCGATGCCGACCGGCACCGCGCCGCGCTGGCGGAGGCCGCCGAGGTGGGCGTGGACTGGGTGGTGGTGTCGCACCGGACCCGCGACTACCGAGCCACGCTCGACTTCGTCGCCGCCTTCGGCGACACCTATCTCGGCAAGGTGGCGTGGTGA
- a CDS encoding enoyl-CoA hydratase/isomerase family protein, with protein sequence MSDAVLFDARPDGIAVITVNRPERRNCLDSAVRAGLFEAWDRFEHDPALRVAILTGAGTKAFCAGGDLAEMVATGMGVPPREMFPVPYDTVELSKPTIAAVNGAAFAGGWMIAQACDLCVASTTATFAVTEVRVGRSSPWAAPLIHMIPQRIMMELLLTGKPIDARRAYEIGLVNRLAEPGELLDTAVELATEILAGAPLSVRAARDTVMLATEMGRAAALRAARHASVECYTSEDAQEGPRAFAQKRKPQWRGR encoded by the coding sequence ATGTCCGACGCCGTACTGTTCGATGCCCGCCCCGACGGCATCGCCGTGATCACCGTGAACCGGCCGGAGCGCCGCAACTGCCTGGACTCGGCGGTGCGGGCCGGGCTGTTCGAGGCGTGGGACCGGTTCGAGCACGATCCGGCGCTGCGGGTCGCGATCCTCACCGGCGCGGGTACGAAGGCGTTCTGTGCCGGAGGCGATCTGGCGGAGATGGTGGCGACCGGGATGGGGGTGCCGCCGCGCGAGATGTTCCCGGTGCCCTACGACACCGTGGAGTTGTCCAAGCCGACCATCGCGGCGGTGAACGGCGCGGCGTTCGCCGGGGGCTGGATGATCGCGCAGGCCTGTGATCTGTGCGTGGCGAGCACCACCGCCACCTTCGCGGTCACCGAGGTGAGGGTGGGCCGCAGTTCGCCCTGGGCCGCACCGCTGATCCACATGATCCCGCAGCGGATCATGATGGAGTTGCTGCTGACCGGAAAACCGATCGACGCCCGCCGGGCCTATGAGATCGGCCTGGTGAACCGGCTCGCCGAACCCGGCGAATTGCTGGACACCGCGGTGGAATTGGCGACGGAGATCCTCGCGGGCGCCCCGCTGTCGGTGCGGGCCGCCCGCGATACCGTCATGCTCGCCACCGAGATGGGCCGCGCCGCGGCCTTGCGGGCCGCCCGGCACGCCTCGGTCGAGTGCTATACGAGCGAGGACGCGCAAGAGGGTCCGCGCGCCTTCGCGCAGAAGCGCAAGCCGCAGTGGCGGGGCCGTTGA
- a CDS encoding acyl-CoA dehydrogenase family protein, whose translation MAIDLEPATGIEPVAEFRARARDWLRDHLPPAPPGPAESYSEGAWDRARQLQRILYDGGFAGICFPAEYGGQGLSPAHQLAFTEESIPYEMPLLLNVPTLSICAATLLDLGTEEQKRAHLPAVLRGEEILVQFLSEPRGGSDLAGLTTRAERDGERWILNGSKIWSSGAYAADYGLCLARTNWDVPKHRGLTLFLVPVHAEGVTVQRIKQVTGSTEFCQEFFDDVALPPEAVLGQVDAGWEAASQLLGHERAALGGTSPYTSGARPHLGGEANQLVELARATGQFGDPRTREDIGAARAMNVVRDQLIEHVTAAITSGALPPAAGAITRLFSAENAWLQTDTAVRIAGPTAATHAPGDPADTTQVGLDYLFRAAWSLAGGSTEMARNVISERVLGMPREYAADRDVPFNQVEHGRR comes from the coding sequence ATGGCGATCGACCTGGAGCCCGCCACCGGAATCGAGCCCGTCGCCGAGTTCCGCGCCCGTGCGCGCGACTGGTTGCGTGACCATCTGCCACCCGCTCCCCCGGGACCCGCCGAGTCCTACTCCGAGGGGGCCTGGGACCGGGCCCGGCAGTTGCAGCGAATCCTCTACGACGGCGGGTTCGCCGGCATCTGTTTCCCCGCCGAGTACGGCGGGCAGGGCCTGTCCCCGGCGCATCAGCTCGCCTTCACCGAGGAGTCGATCCCCTACGAGATGCCGCTGCTGCTGAACGTGCCGACGCTGTCCATCTGCGCGGCAACGCTGCTCGATCTCGGCACCGAGGAGCAGAAGCGCGCTCATCTGCCGGCCGTGCTGCGCGGCGAGGAGATCCTGGTGCAGTTCCTGTCCGAACCGCGCGGCGGATCGGATCTCGCCGGGCTCACCACCCGCGCCGAACGCGACGGCGAGCGCTGGATCCTCAACGGCTCCAAGATCTGGAGCTCCGGCGCGTACGCCGCCGACTACGGACTGTGCCTGGCCCGCACCAACTGGGACGTGCCCAAACACCGCGGGCTCACCCTGTTTCTGGTGCCGGTGCACGCCGAGGGCGTCACGGTGCAGCGGATCAAGCAGGTGACCGGTTCGACCGAGTTCTGCCAGGAGTTCTTCGACGACGTGGCGCTGCCGCCCGAGGCGGTGCTCGGCCAGGTCGACGCGGGCTGGGAGGCGGCCTCGCAGCTGCTGGGCCACGAGCGGGCCGCGCTGGGCGGCACCTCGCCCTACACCAGCGGCGCCCGCCCGCATCTGGGCGGTGAGGCGAACCAGCTCGTCGAACTCGCCCGTGCCACCGGGCAATTCGGCGATCCGCGCACGCGGGAGGACATCGGCGCGGCGCGCGCCATGAATGTCGTGCGCGACCAGCTCATCGAGCATGTCACGGCCGCGATCACCAGTGGCGCGCTCCCGCCCGCGGCGGGCGCCATCACCCGGCTGTTCAGCGCCGAGAACGCCTGGCTGCAAACGGATACGGCGGTGCGCATCGCCGGGCCGACGGCCGCCACGCACGCGCCCGGCGATCCGGCCGACACCACCCAGGTCGGTCTGGACTACCTGTTCCGGGCGGCGTGGAGCCTGGCCGGGGGCAGCACCGAGATGGCGCGCAATGTGATCAGCGAGCGTGTGCTCGGCATGCCGCGCGAATACGCCGCCGATCGCGATGTGCCGTTCAACCAGGTCGAACACGGCCGACGCTGA
- a CDS encoding SDR family NAD(P)-dependent oxidoreductase: MNWFEQRAGLDGTVAVVTGGAGGLGRAIVTDLAANGVRIAVLDKDSEATETLRRELAADRRDALVQLGDARDPATLESFFDAVDARWGRVDTLVNVVGGTFRAPFTETAPKGWDALIRANLGTVLHACALAVPRMRAGGRGGSIVNITTIEAHRAAPGFAVYAAAKAGVEQFARTLAVEVAPDGIRVNNVAPDYVPTPSLARMPHSDNALHDPAGVRIAIPMGRVGTATDISHCVVFLASALSTYLTGTTLHPDGGTYASSGWFNWPQEGWANHAPLRLLREED; encoded by the coding sequence GTGAACTGGTTCGAGCAGCGCGCGGGTCTGGACGGCACGGTCGCCGTGGTGACCGGGGGCGCCGGTGGCCTCGGGCGGGCGATCGTGACCGACCTGGCCGCCAACGGAGTGCGAATCGCGGTGCTGGACAAGGACTCCGAGGCCACCGAAACGCTGCGGCGCGAGCTGGCCGCAGACCGCCGCGACGCGCTGGTCCAGCTCGGCGACGCTCGCGACCCGGCGACACTCGAGTCGTTCTTCGACGCGGTGGACGCGCGCTGGGGCCGGGTGGACACCCTGGTCAATGTGGTCGGCGGCACGTTTCGCGCCCCGTTCACCGAGACGGCGCCGAAGGGCTGGGACGCGCTCATCCGCGCCAATCTGGGCACCGTGCTGCACGCCTGCGCGCTGGCCGTGCCCCGGATGCGGGCGGGTGGGCGCGGCGGCAGCATCGTCAACATCACCACGATCGAAGCGCACCGCGCCGCACCGGGTTTCGCGGTCTACGCGGCCGCCAAGGCGGGGGTGGAGCAGTTCGCCCGCACCCTCGCGGTGGAGGTCGCCCCGGACGGCATCCGGGTCAACAATGTGGCCCCGGACTACGTACCGACGCCGAGCCTGGCCCGGATGCCGCACTCGGACAACGCGTTGCACGATCCAGCCGGGGTGCGCATCGCCATCCCGATGGGCCGGGTGGGCACGGCCACCGACATCTCCCACTGCGTGGTGTTCCTGGCCTCGGCCCTGTCCACCTACCTCACCGGCACCACCCTGCACCCCGACGGCGGCACCTACGCCTCCTCCGGCTGGTTCAACTGGCCACAAGAAGGCTGGGCCAACCACGCCCCTCTCCGCTTGCTACGCGAAGAAGATTGA